The Takifugu flavidus isolate HTHZ2018 chromosome 21, ASM371156v2, whole genome shotgun sequence genome has a window encoding:
- the pdk4 gene encoding pyruvate dehydrogenase kinase, isozyme 4, giving the protein MKFGQFLWKNASVLGIPKQVERFSKFSPSPLSMKQFLDFGSANACEKTSFVFLRQELPVRLANIMKEIDFLPDKLLGTPSLKLLTSWYSQSLLDLVEFLEKDPDDKEVLTSFTQALVNIRNRHNNVVPTMAQGVLEYKEAFGVDPVTNQNVQYFLDRFYMSRISIRMLMNQHTLIFEGSVNPAHPKHIGSIDPSCDVVEVVKDAYETSKMLCEQYYLTSPDMEITEVNSKSPNQPLDIVYVPSHLYHMLFELFKNAMRATVETHETSATLPPVKVRVSLGSEDLTIKMSDRGGGVPLRKIERLFSYMYSTAPSPVHVDNSRNAPLAGFGYGLPISRLYAKYFQGDLQLYSMEGYGTSAVIYLKALSSESVERLPVFNKSALRHYRASTEADDWCMPSKDPRKLGKSERTQ; this is encoded by the exons GATCAGCGAATGCCTGTGAGAAGACCTCGTTCGTGTTCCTGCGGCAGGAGCTTCCGGTCCGATTGGCCAACATCATGAAGGAAATCGATTTCCTCCCCGATAAGCTGCTGGGCACCCCCTCCCTGAAGCTGCTGACCAGCTG GTATTCGCAGAGTCTGTTGGACCTCGTGGAGTTTTTGGAAAAGGACCCAGATGACAAGGAGGTCCTGACGAG CTTCACACAGGCGCTGGTGAACATCCGCAACCGGCACAACAACGTGGTGCCCACCATGGCCCAGGGCGTGCTGGAGTACAAGGAGGCCTTCGGCGTGGACCCCGTCACCAACCAGAACGTCCAGTACTTCCTGGACCGCTTCTACATGAGCCGCATCTCCATACGCATGCTCATGAACCAGCACA CGTTGATCTTCGAGGGCAGCGTCAACCCCGCCCATCCCAAACACATCGGCAGCATTGACCCCAGCTGTGACGTGGTGGAGGTGGTAAAAG ACGCCTACGAGACGTCCAAAATGCTGTGCGAGCAGTATTACCTGACCTCCCCCGACATGGAGATCACAGAAGTCAACT CCAAAAGCCCCAATCAGCCTTTAGACATCGTCTACGTGCCGTCTCACCTCTACCACATGCTGTTTGAGCTTTTCAAG AACGCCATGAGAGCCACCGTGGAGACGCACGAGACGAGCGCCACCCTGCCGCCGGTCAAAGTGCGCGTCTCCCTGGGCAGCGAGGACCTCACTATCAAG ATGTCCGacagggggggaggggttccTCTGAGGAAGATCGAGCGCCTGTTCAGCTACATGTACTCCACCGCTCCCAGTCCAGTGCACGTTGACAACTCCCGCAATGCTCCCCTG GCCGGGTTCGGTTATGGTCTTCCCATCTCCCGTCTGTACGCCAAGTACTTCCAGGGAGACCTGCAGCTCTACTCGATGGAGGGTTACGGCACCTCGGCTGTCATATACCTGAAG GCCTTATCCTCAGAGTCGGTGGAGAGGCTCCCCGTCTTCAACAAGTCGGCGCTGCGACACTACCGGGCGTCCACGGAGGCCGACGACTGGTGCATGCCCAGCAAGGACCCCAGGAAGCTGGGGAAGAGTGAGAGGACACAGTGA